TCGATTGGGCGCCGCGCTCGCTTCGAATGATGGCGCGCAAGATTGGCGCCGCAAAAGAGAAATTGCGGCACGAACGAGGCCGCGAACCCTCTCATGACGATGTTGGGGAGGAGTTGGGCATCGACGCGGAGCAGGTGGAGGACGTACAGATGCAACTCCAGACCGCTCATATACTTTCGCTGGACGATTACCTGCCGGTCGAGGAAGGCTCCGATACGCGGAAAGTCGATGTCACTTCCGATGATGACATGCCCACGCCCGAGTCGGTGGCGTTGACCCGTGAGCGCCAACAGCTCCTGGTTGACGCCATCCTGGCACTCCCGGAACAAATGCAAAAAGTGTTAAACTTATACTACTATGAGGAGTTGACGCTAAAAGAGATAGGCGTCGTCATGGAAGTGTCGGAATCGCGGGTGTGCCAAATCCACAGTGCGGCCATGAAGAAGCTGCGCAAGATCGTACGGCAGCAGGAGGTGGAGGATGCCTCAACCAGTCGATCTACAAACCGAGATGGCTCGGATCGCAGCGGCTGAACGGATTCAGCAGATTACCGATCGAATGTCGCTGGCTGCCCAACAGCGGGTTTCTGAGTCTGCCCAAGAGGAGCGTGTACGCGATGAAACCCAGGTTCGGCACAGCAACGAATCCGAACACAAGGGTATCGAGCGCGACGGGCGCAGGCGCAACCCGTTTTCAGGACGCCGCCAGCGCCGTTCGAAAGAGCTGGACCCAGAAGGCTCGTTGTCAGACGGCGCCTCCGAGCAGAAGCGCATGCCGGAGGAGGGCGGTCAACATCTCGATCTGAAAGTGTGAGAGTGCCCGGCGGCATGGATTGCAT
The sequence above is drawn from the Candidatus Hydrogenedentota bacterium genome and encodes:
- a CDS encoding FliA/WhiG family RNA polymerase sigma factor — its product is MNAQNHERQLWERWKRHRDEDARQELIVRHMRVVRYIAGRMAIHVPSSVDIGDLIGWGALGLLDAVEKFDYTQDIKFSTYASIRVRGAIIDQIRSLDWAPRSLRMMARKIGAAKEKLRHERGREPSHDDVGEELGIDAEQVEDVQMQLQTAHILSLDDYLPVEEGSDTRKVDVTSDDDMPTPESVALTRERQQLLVDAILALPEQMQKVLNLYYYEELTLKEIGVVMEVSESRVCQIHSAAMKKLRKIVRQQEVEDASTSRSTNRDGSDRSG